A genomic segment from Lignipirellula cremea encodes:
- a CDS encoding sigma-70 family RNA polymerase sigma factor, with protein sequence MNDRREELAERFKAGESDAAAEYIELVRYQLMAFIEKQLGAKLRKKVEPEDIFQEVSVDAVRSLESVDLATRDPFSWLCQLAERRIIDAHRHFFDAQKRDADREVGLGQGGRGDNSQAGGLINMLIASMTTPSKAFSRNIREARLVAALEELPVDQREVLRLRYVDNLPSKQIAEQVGKSDAAVRVMLTRSLKKLQTILGAE encoded by the coding sequence ATGAACGATCGACGTGAAGAGCTGGCAGAGCGGTTCAAAGCCGGCGAATCCGATGCGGCCGCCGAATATATCGAACTGGTCCGCTACCAGCTGATGGCCTTTATCGAAAAGCAGCTGGGCGCCAAGCTCCGCAAAAAAGTCGAGCCTGAAGATATCTTCCAGGAGGTCAGCGTTGACGCGGTGCGCTCGCTGGAAAGCGTCGATCTGGCGACGCGCGATCCGTTTTCCTGGCTTTGCCAGCTGGCCGAAAGACGCATCATCGACGCCCATCGCCATTTCTTTGATGCCCAGAAAAGAGACGCTGACCGCGAAGTGGGTCTCGGCCAGGGCGGACGCGGCGACAACAGCCAGGCCGGCGGGCTGATCAACATGCTGATCGCCAGCATGACGACCCCCAGCAAGGCGTTCTCCCGCAACATTCGGGAAGCCCGGCTGGTGGCAGCGCTGGAAGAGTTGCCCGTCGACCAGCGCGAGGTGTTACGTTTGCGCTACGTCGATAACCTGCCCTCCAAGCAGATCGCGGAGCAGGTGGGCAAGTCCGACGCCGCTGTGCGGGTCATGCTGACCCGCTCGTTGAAAAAACTGCAGACGATCCTGGGCGCCGAATAG
- a CDS encoding alginate export family protein, with translation MSIQKPWLAILASAALLLDLHAAAQAQSIYFLQQGSSVDSLQDDRSQRAQSEPSPSDLPVIPPEPAPRPVPSLSDDATAGDAAGSVATPPATSDPPATIARPAVAAPRILQPATACKPPGNPCANSHKGLFYDNDFSYLENPAYNGDCLGDHWKRLVVGPHCSKLDIGGQFRLRYHHERGMGQQVGATRFQGTDNDFLLERLRLYANYEANDYFRFYAEGIFADVTKDAAYVPRPIDQNHGDLLNAFVDVKLTDTLTGRVGRQELLYGNQRLVSPLDWANTRRTFEGAKLMYREDDWAIDGFFTHFVPVLPNDFDQADYEQPFYGMYASWAGIENNTIDFYYLGYDNQHAATATPAASDFSLHTFGARLNGSRGDWLYEAEGGFQLGRQSGLGVDQSAQFATVGLGRRISDHPWKPTLWCYYDYASGDTPGGDWNRYNQLFPLAHKYLGFIDAVQRSNIESPNILLTMNPHPKVNVLFWYYHFMSNQASDIVPANGGTSAQSRFSSDLGDELDIIVQYNLNARANMLFGYSHFWAGNKIQAPEDADFFYTQLQIDF, from the coding sequence ATGTCAATTCAAAAGCCCTGGCTGGCAATCCTGGCTAGCGCCGCTTTGCTGCTGGACCTGCACGCCGCCGCGCAAGCGCAGTCAATCTATTTCCTGCAGCAAGGGTCTTCAGTCGATTCCCTGCAGGACGACCGTTCCCAAAGGGCGCAAAGCGAGCCTTCCCCCAGTGACCTCCCGGTGATCCCGCCCGAGCCTGCTCCCCGCCCGGTTCCCTCGCTCTCTGACGATGCGACCGCAGGGGATGCTGCCGGCTCGGTCGCGACGCCTCCCGCGACCAGTGATCCGCCGGCGACGATCGCGCGTCCTGCCGTCGCGGCCCCGCGAATTCTCCAGCCCGCCACCGCCTGCAAACCTCCGGGCAACCCGTGCGCCAACTCGCACAAAGGCTTGTTCTACGACAACGACTTTAGCTACCTGGAAAACCCGGCCTACAACGGCGATTGCCTGGGCGACCACTGGAAGCGACTGGTCGTCGGTCCGCACTGCAGCAAGCTCGATATCGGCGGCCAGTTCCGCTTGCGGTATCACCATGAACGCGGCATGGGTCAGCAGGTGGGAGCTACGCGGTTTCAAGGAACCGACAACGACTTTCTGCTGGAACGACTGCGACTGTACGCCAACTACGAGGCGAACGATTACTTCCGTTTCTACGCCGAAGGGATCTTCGCCGATGTCACCAAAGACGCCGCCTACGTGCCCCGTCCCATTGACCAGAACCATGGCGACCTGCTCAATGCATTTGTTGATGTGAAACTGACCGACACGCTGACCGGTCGCGTCGGCCGCCAGGAACTGCTGTATGGCAACCAGCGCCTGGTGAGCCCGCTTGACTGGGCCAATACGCGGCGCACCTTTGAAGGCGCCAAACTCATGTACCGGGAAGACGATTGGGCGATCGACGGCTTCTTCACCCACTTTGTGCCGGTGCTGCCGAATGACTTTGACCAGGCCGACTACGAGCAGCCGTTCTATGGCATGTACGCCTCCTGGGCCGGCATCGAAAACAACACGATCGACTTTTACTATCTGGGCTACGACAACCAGCATGCGGCGACCGCCACGCCGGCGGCCAGCGATTTCTCGCTGCATACGTTTGGCGCCCGACTGAACGGCTCTCGCGGCGACTGGCTGTACGAAGCCGAAGGCGGCTTCCAGCTGGGACGGCAAAGCGGCCTTGGGGTCGATCAGTCGGCCCAGTTTGCGACGGTCGGGCTGGGACGCAGGATCAGCGATCATCCCTGGAAACCGACCCTGTGGTGCTACTACGATTACGCCTCGGGCGACACGCCAGGCGGCGACTGGAACCGGTACAACCAGCTCTTCCCGCTGGCCCACAAGTACCTGGGTTTCATCGACGCCGTGCAGCGTTCCAATATCGAATCGCCTAACATCCTGCTGACCATGAACCCGCACCCGAAGGTCAATGTGCTCTTCTGGTACTACCATTTCATGAGCAACCAGGCGTCCGATATTGTGCCCGCCAACGGCGGCACCTCGGCGCAAAGCCGCTTCAGCAGCGACCTGGGCGATGAGCTCGATATCATCGTGCAATACAACCTGAACGCCCGGGCGAACATGCTGTTCGGCTATTCGCACTTCTGGGCAGGCAACAAAATCCAGGCCCCCGAAGACGCCGACTTTTTCTACACCCAACTGCAGATAGATTTCTAA
- a CDS encoding response regulator, whose protein sequence is MTKRVLDIGNCAFDHTAIRRMLEQRFGAEVRQAHSQAQALGMLKDVDLVLVNRRMDEDDSDGMPIIEAIKSNPETAHIPVMLISNFADYQSRAEKAGAAPGFGKGEMNSPATIERLAACLGEAVR, encoded by the coding sequence ATGACCAAACGCGTGCTGGATATCGGCAATTGCGCCTTCGATCACACCGCCATTCGCCGCATGCTGGAGCAGCGCTTTGGAGCCGAAGTGCGGCAGGCCCACTCCCAGGCGCAAGCACTGGGGATGCTGAAAGATGTCGACCTGGTGCTCGTTAATCGCCGGATGGATGAAGACGACAGCGATGGCATGCCGATCATTGAAGCCATCAAAAGCAACCCGGAAACGGCCCACATTCCCGTCATGCTGATCAGCAACTTCGCCGACTACCAGAGCCGGGCCGAAAAGGCCGGCGCCGCGCCCGGCTTTGGCAAAGGGGAAATGAACAGCCCCGCCACCATCGAACGCCTCGCCGCCTGTCTGGGAGAAGCGGTCCGCTAA